The genomic stretch GTTTTTATAGTCTTTTTTAAATAAAAAGGACCTTTCACTAGTTGAAAGGTCCCTGTTGATATTACTTTTCGTTCATGTATTTAACTTCTGAACGATAGATTCGACTTCCTTTTTGAGAAAACTTCTCTTCATACTCAGTCATAATATTTCCTTCAAATTCACTCGCATGTAAATCTAAACTTACGTACTTTAATAACAAACCATATTCAGAAAAGCTCATTAAAGAGTATTCAAATAACCCTTGATTATCTGTTTTAAAGTGTATTTCTCCACCATCAATTAAAATTTGCTCATAGATATTTAAAAATGTTTTGTACGTTAAGCGTCTTTTAGCATGACGAACTTTTGGCCAAGGATCTGAAAAGTTTAGGTACACTCGTTCAACATCACCTTTAGCAAAATATTCGGTTAAGTCTTTTGCATCAACACTTAGCAGCTTGAAGTTCGGTACTTCTGCTTCAATTATACGATCTAAAGCACTCACAATTACACTCTCGTATAACTCAATACCAATATAGTTAATATTTGGATTTTGCTTAGCCATTCCAAGTAGAAATTGACCTTTTCCAGTTCCTACTTCAATATGAATTGGATTATTGTTTTCAAATACTTCGTTCCACTTTCCCTTATGTTCTGCAGGGTTTCCCACAGCATATTGTGGATACTGCGCCAATTTTTCTTTTGCCCAAGGTTTATTTCTTAGTCTCATACTCCACACCTCATCTATATTATCAAAAATTATCAAAATTGAACCACACGGAAAATGTCGGTTATTTTGTACAACCGACATTCGTATGAATAATTGTATTTATAAAGAAAAAAATAAAAGCATCATACGAGAAAGGATGATGCACTATGCCTTTAAACGCTCAGCATCAAATGGCTATCTTAAAGGACATCTTATCAAATCACCAAACAGACTGCTGTGGAACAGTCTCAGAATGCGAACAAGTTGAACGTTTGGCTCAAGCAATGCTAGCAAATGGAACTGCTAATGAACAAGTGTATCGTACGCTTCAAAATATTTGCGAGTATACACAAACTGCAAAAAGCGCGGCACATCTTGACCAACACATTGAGACAAACAAACAAAATCTATCTCAATGGGTTGAAGAACTATCTAGTCTATCTTAATTAAACTTACTGGCTTAGCTGCTCATTTTCAAGCAATACTTTTAAGTAGTTAAGCCAGTAGTTCATTTCTGGTACTTCTTGCTTTGTACGGTGCCATTGTACAAATAAAATGCTCTGACTCACCACATACCATTTCATTCGCTTTTGTAAGTTATCAGTTAAAGTAATACCATACTTTTCTAACCAGCTCTTCCATTCTGCTGGATCGATATACCAATACAATAAGAGGCCTAAGTCAATGGCTGGATCAGCAATCATCGCTCCGTCCCAATCAATTAAATATAGCTGTTCATTTTCGCCTAGTAACCAATTGTTATGATTGACATCGCAATGACAAACCACATATTCCTCTGGTTGAACAAAATCCACTTCTCGTTCTAAATACATAATTCCTTGCTCAACAATCAGTTCTTTTTGCAAGTCTACATCTACATTCGCTCGAATATCGAGTAGAACGTCTTGTGGTAATAATGACTCTTTCCCTAATCTTTTTAACATATCCAATAGCTCTTTAGAGTGATGAATTTTACTCAGCAACTCTGTTACGCTATCCGAGTTCATATCTTGTGGCTTCAACTCTCGACCATCTAACCAGTGTTGAGCTGTAATTACATCTCCATTTTCCATTCGTTTTGTCCAAACTAGTTTTGGAACAATGCCTTCTGCTGATAAAACAGCTAGGAAAGGAGATGAATTACGCTTCAGAAATAGCTTTCGGTCTTGAAACCTTGCGAAATAAGCATCTCCAGTTGCACCGCCAGCAGGAGTCACTTCCCATTCGCTTCCTAAT from Bacillus sp. 1780r2a1 encodes the following:
- a CDS encoding YtzH-like family protein; the encoded protein is MPLNAQHQMAILKDILSNHQTDCCGTVSECEQVERLAQAMLANGTANEQVYRTLQNICEYTQTAKSAAHLDQHIETNKQNLSQWVEELSSLS
- the trmB gene encoding tRNA (guanosine(46)-N7)-methyltransferase TrmB, whose amino-acid sequence is MRLRNKPWAKEKLAQYPQYAVGNPAEHKGKWNEVFENNNPIHIEVGTGKGQFLLGMAKQNPNINYIGIELYESVIVSALDRIIEAEVPNFKLLSVDAKDLTEYFAKGDVERVYLNFSDPWPKVRHAKRRLTYKTFLNIYEQILIDGGEIHFKTDNQGLFEYSLMSFSEYGLLLKYVSLDLHASEFEGNIMTEYEEKFSQKGSRIYRSEVKYMNEK
- a CDS encoding phosphotransferase family protein, which codes for MKLKVNWLEHILGSEWEVTPAGGATGDAYFARFQDRKLFLKRNSSPFLAVLSAEGIVPKLVWTKRMENGDVITAQHWLDGRELKPQDMNSDSVTELLSKIHHSKELLDMLKRLGKESLLPQDVLLDIRANVDVDLQKELIVEQGIMYLEREVDFVQPEEYVVCHCDVNHNNWLLGENEQLYLIDWDGAMIADPAIDLGLLLYWYIDPAEWKSWLEKYGITLTDNLQKRMKWYVVSQSILFVQWHRTKQEVPEMNYWLNYLKVLLENEQLSQ